The following are encoded in a window of Rosa chinensis cultivar Old Blush chromosome 4, RchiOBHm-V2, whole genome shotgun sequence genomic DNA:
- the LOC112196944 gene encoding RING-H2 finger protein ATL46 produces the protein MVDSVCRYSRMSWNRAQIELLHRQSRFLSSSPSLPYNSEYQKQSIPPSSSSGNKISPAILFIIIVLAVVFFVSGILHLLVRYLTKHRSSAISESNRYPEMSGSGVLQRQLQQLFHLHDSGLDQAFIDALPVFLYKELKGLNEPFDCPVCLCEFTEKDQLRLLPLCSHAFHIDCIDTWLLSNSTCPLCRGTLYTPGIAIENPVFDFDDSREEEGFSGNGGNGGLISGQKSAENEIEKRVFSVRLGKFRSTTTTNVEGDEGRGVEKIEGETSSSNLDARRCYSMGSYQYVVADLEVQVALRPKRSGGNGDSMRIVRGRVGQNGNSNNDSDTEGKKIGGKGESFSVSKIWLWPKKGKFPSSAETQMAATSSATVGLPWSDNRSQDT, from the coding sequence ATGGTGGATTCAGTTTGCCGGTATTCTAGAATGTCTTGGAATCGAGCTCAAATCGAGCTCCTCCATCGTCAATCTCGGTTTCTTTCGTCTTCTCCTTCACTGCCATATAATAGTGAATATCAGAAGCAATCAATCccaccatcttcatcttctggCAATAAAATTAGTCCAGCAATTCTCTTCATCATAATTGTTCTAGCTGTTGTGTTTTTCGTATCCGGAATCCTTCACTTACTTGTTAgatatctcaccaagcatagaTCTTCAGCGATTTCTGAATCCAACAGATACCCGGAAATGTCTGGGTCTGGAGTTCTCCAGAGACAGTTACAGCAGCTCTTCCATCTTCATGATTCTGGATTAGATCAGGCTTTCATTGATGCTCTTCCTGTGTTCCTTTATAAAGAGTTGAAGGGTCTGAATGAGCCATTTGATTGTCCAGTTTGTCTGTGTGAGTTTACTGAAAAGGACCAGCTGAGATTGCTTCCATTATGTAGTCATGCTTTTCACATTGATTGCATAGACACATGGTTACTGTCTAATTCTACTTGCCCTCTTTGTAGAGGGACACTATACACACCAGGGATAGCCATTGAGAACCCGGTTTTTGATTTCGATGATTCGAgggaagaggaaggtttttcaGGGAATGGAGGAAATGGGGGTCTGATTTCTGGTCAAAAGTCTGCAGAGAATGAGATTGAAAAGAGAGTGTTTTCTGTGAGACTTGGAAAGTTCAGAAGTACTACTACGACAAATGTCGAAGGAGATGAAGGAAGAGGTGTGGAGAAAATAGAGGGAGAGACTAGTAGTAGTAATTTGGATGCAAGGAGATGTTACTCAATGGGATCATACCAATATGTGGTAGCTGATTTGGAGGTTCAAGTTGCTCTGAGGCCCAAAAGATCAGGTGGTAATGGTGATAGTATGAGGATTGTGAGAGGGAGGGTGGGGCAAAATGGGAATTCCAACAATGATAGTGATACTGAGGGCAAAAAAATTGGAGGTAAAGGTGAAAGCTTTTCTGTTTCTAAAATCTGGCTGTGGCCTAAAAAGGGCAAATTTCCAAGTTCTGCAGAAACCCAAATGGCTGCTACTTCCTCAGCTACCGTGGGTTTGCCATGGAGTGATAATAGATCTCAGGATACATGA
- the LOC112196946 gene encoding transcription factor bHLH150, with protein sequence MMSSLDSGCSNMRSRRRRPSAVGGRRRRVGGGGRKSRTVRVKVKKLQMLVPGGRGLEAERLFHHTADYIMYLRLQVDVLQELSKIYKL encoded by the coding sequence ATGATGAGTTCATTGGATAGCGGGTGTTCGAACATGAGGTCGAGAAGGAGGCGGCCGAGTGCGGTGGGGGGAAGACGACGTCGTGTTGGCGGTGGAGGGAGGAAGTCGAGGACTGTGAGAGTGAAGGTGAAGAAGCTGCAAATGCTGGTTCCGGGAGGGAGAGGGCTGGAGGCGGAGAGGCTGTTTCACCACACGGCGGATTACATAATGTATTTGAGGTTGCAAGTCGATGTTTTGCAAGAGCTTTCCAAGATTTACAAGCTGTGA